The genomic region GCGTATGTGCCTCAGTACATATTCCATCTCATTTTTAACAATAGAAGATGACGTCACATAGTGATTATTCATAAAACTGAATAAAAGCTTTTTACCGGTATTAGTAATTACAAACCCGCTCAAACAGTGGTTATTACTTAGCGTGCCGGTTTTTGCAAAAACATATGGCTCTGTACTATCCGGAGCGGCATACCAATTCTTTATTGTTCCCGATTCCCCTCCGGCCGGCAATAATTCAAACAAGTCCGGATCATATAAAAACTCATTATCAATTTGTTCCAACAGCCAAATAATACTTCTTGGGGTGAACATGTTATATCGGGAAAGGCCTGACCCGTCAACCCATTGCGGCTCATCCGGCATCCCACTTAAATGATTTTTCTTCATGTATTCAATAACGGTTCGGCTGTTCAGCAGCTCTCCCATTTGTGATGCCGTCACCAATAATATTTGCTCAGCTATAAAATTATCGCTGGGTTGAAGCATACGCTTATAAACTGAATCAGCCTGAACACTGTATATGGTTTTATAATCTTCCGTAAATGAAGATGCAATGTAGGTCACCGGTTTACCGAGCGTATCGCTGAGCATTTCAGTAATCAATTCCGGTGTGTAATGAAAGGGTTTATCCGTGGTATAAGTAGTGGTGTCGGATCTAGGGTTGTACCTGAATTGATTATCAAAAAAATCTCTTTCTATGAGAGGCGGATTTTTCTTCGAAACTTTATTTTCAATCTTTGAGCGAAAAAATGCGGGGGAAACTTTTAATCCCGATGAGTCGGAAGCTATTTGCAGTTGCTCAATTTCTTCTACCGTTACCCGCATTACATTTCCAAATACCGGAAAGGGTGATTTTTCGGCAGAATAATAAGAGTTAAAATCACTCCACGACCATCCCGGCCCCAATACTTCATCATCAAAATGCTCATCCGTATAATAAAGCTCATTATCACTCTCTTTTAGAAACTGAAATATAGCCGGATTGCCAAAATCGGGGTGTAGAAAGGAAGGGTCGC from Gracilimonas sp. harbors:
- a CDS encoding D-alanyl-D-alanine carboxypeptidase — encoded protein: MRVSNSISIFFTILFLAIFWGCRSAEEVTKPGVQKGEPEKEANTLQAIFEDSEVFSGIFTGFMLYDPDKDSVLYAQNENRYFTPASNTKLFTFYTGLKMLPDSLPGIQYFIKGDSLIFRGTGDPSFLHPDFGNPAIFQFLKESDNELYYTDEHFDDEVLGPGWSWSDFNSYYSAEKSPFPVFGNVMRVTVEEIEQLQIASDSSGLKVSPAFFRSKIENKVSKKNPPLIERDFFDNQFRYNPRSDTTTYTTDKPFHYTPELITEMLSDTLGKPVTYIASSFTEDYKTIYSVQADSVYKRMLQPSDNFIAEQILLVTASQMGELLNSRTVIEYMKKNHLSGMPDEPQWVDGSGLSRYNMFTPRSIIWLLEQIDNEFLYDPDLFELLPAGGESGTIKNWYAAPDSTEPYVFAKTGTLSNNHCLSGFVITNTGKKLLFSFMNNHYVTSSSIVKNEMEYVLRHIRTTY